One stretch of Pirellulales bacterium DNA includes these proteins:
- a CDS encoding bifunctional nuclease family protein has translation MDSHRCDFPACEQVAVDHVYGMRTRHIVERSNYCAEHVQHFAASYYAASRVGTGPSRESDDGVIFDIEMLLYDDRTDKPCYLSLREAGGSRRLDCAIGFFEAAALWWQLEPFQHPRPLTHGAMGSIIDALGGSLEFVIIDKYFPSQAISFEAKLYIRQMNVMRIVDVRLSDAVVLAVVCKVPIFVAHAVLGLL, from the coding sequence ATGGATTCACACAGATGCGACTTCCCAGCGTGCGAACAGGTGGCCGTCGATCATGTCTATGGAATGCGGACCCGCCATATTGTCGAACGCTCGAATTACTGTGCCGAGCACGTCCAACACTTCGCGGCTAGCTACTACGCTGCTTCGCGCGTCGGAACTGGGCCAAGTCGCGAGTCGGACGACGGTGTCATTTTTGACATAGAAATGCTTCTCTATGATGACCGTACTGACAAGCCATGTTACCTCTCCCTTCGAGAGGCGGGGGGTTCGCGGCGGTTGGATTGTGCGATCGGATTCTTCGAGGCTGCGGCGCTCTGGTGGCAGTTGGAACCATTCCAACACCCTCGGCCGCTAACCCACGGGGCAATGGGATCGATTATCGACGCGCTCGGCGGAAGCCTGGAATTCGTCATTATCGACAAATACTTCCCGTCACAAGCGATTTCTTTTGAGGCAAAGCTTTATATTCGACAGATGAATGTAATGCGCATTGTCGATGTGCGACTAAGCGACGCGGTGGTGTTGGCGGTCGTTTGCAAGGTCCCGATATTCGTGGCGCATGCGGTGTTAGGGTTGTTGTGA